A genomic segment from Vidua macroura isolate BioBank_ID:100142 chromosome Z, ASM2450914v1, whole genome shotgun sequence encodes:
- the LOC128822336 gene encoding serine/threonine-protein kinase PAK 3-like: MPCQTQGELRAREQEEQLRQQVEEPQENGQSIKAEPQAELPEAQSAITEVKKRNQEETRRIQEEMNLHQQRGDQQNQVTERVAATPLMKDPLSRILQNLKEQLDTDFQKAHAKIKAREKRQEEEMKIIREKLNPLPQALQKQVQVLTSHRAAGKDFRQMSGTEEPQGWLKKINLQELRKKELKVNELMLMKTNKNPKLVNYLDSYRVDGQLWLVMEYMDGGTLSDVISKTYLSEDEMAAISRECLQGLDFLHSNHVIHRDVKSSNILLRTDSSVKLADSGLFAQLSPEQSRRSSVASISGWMAPEVVTGQPCGPKVDIWSLGIVGIEMAEREVPYWNETPVSPQLLIAIRGTPKLRQPNRFSPCLRDFLRHCLQTDEAQRWSAKELLQHPFVTSAKPTSTLVPLISSVKKKKKTRM; encoded by the exons atgccatgccagactcagggagagctgagagcccgagagcaggaagagcagctaaggcagcaggtggaagagccacaggagaatggcCAG agcatcaaggcagagccacaagcagagctgcccgaagctcagagtgccatcacagaagtgaagaagaggaaccaGGAAGAGACGAGAAGAATTCAAGAGGAGATgaatctccatcagcagagaggcgatcaacaaaaccaggtgactgaaagagtggcagccactccACTCATGAAAGATCCTCTCTCTCGTATTTTACAGAacttgaaggaacagctggacacagactttcagaaagctcacgCTAAGATcaaggcaagggagaagaggcaggaggaagaaatgaaaatcatcagagaaaaacttaatcccctccctcaggctctacaaaagcaa GTGCAAGTGTTGACATCTCACCGGGCAGCCGGCAAAGACTTCCGGCAAATGAGTGGCACTGAAGAGCCCCAAGGCTggc taaagaaaataaatctccaagaactgaggaagaaggaactaaaAGTCAATGAACTCATGCTCATGAAGACAAATAAGAATCCCAAGCTGGTCAACTATTTAGACAG ctaccgtgtggatgggcagctctggctggtcaTGGAGTACATGGACGGAGGCACTCTGAGCGATGTCATCAGCAAGACCTACCTGTCTGAAGATGAGATGGCAGCCATCAGTCGGGag tgcctgcaaggcctggattttcttcactcgaACCACGTGATCCACcgagatgtgaagagcagcaacatccttctcagaaccgacagctctgtcaagctgg ctgactctggcctctttgctcagctcagccctgagcagagtcgacggagctcagtggccagcatttctgggtggatggcgcctgaagtggtgacaggtcaaccatgtggccccaaagtggacatatggTCTCTTGGAATCGTGGGCATCGAAATGGCGGAACGAGAAGTTCCTTACTggaatgaaactcctgtttcg CCTCAACTCCTGATAGCCATACGAGGGACACCAAAGCTGCGGCAGCCCAACCGATTCTCGCCTTGCCTGCGTGACTTCCTGAGGCACTGCCTGCAGACAGACGAGGCACAGCGCTGGTCtgccaaggagctcctgcag catccatttgtaacaTCAGCCAAGCCAACGTCCACCCTGGTACCACTCATCAGCtcagtgaagaagaagaagaagacaagaATGTAA